One region of Streptomyces sp. NBC_00442 genomic DNA includes:
- a CDS encoding GMC family oxidoreductase: MSQVPPAQNPDEDGGYDYDVVVVGSGFGGSVTALRLTEKGYRVGVLEAGRRFTAATLPKNSWDIKNYLWAPKLGLYGIQRIHLLGNVMVLGGAGVGGGSLNYANTLYVPPKQFFDDPQWKSITDWQDELAPYYDQARRMLGVRLNPTMTPSDVHLKAAAQRMGVGDTFHMAPVGVFFGDGQDGDGTAKARPGTAVDDPYFGGAGPSRKACTECGECMTGCRHGAKNTLNENYLYLAEKAGAVVHPMTTVVSVTGDSRGGHAVATLPTDRKDAPGRLFTARHVVVAAGTYGTQTLLHRMKAGGQLPYISKRLGELTRTNSEALVGAQTTPRRYRKRHGVPKVDFTRGVAITSSIHPDDNTHIEPVRYGKGSNAMGGMSILQVPYGVNRVRNWLGNAAKHPLLLARSISNHHWSERTIIGLVMQSLDNSLTTHLKRDGVGKGLLTAEQGHGAPNPKQIRAATQGAAAIAAEINGFAGSNVGELMGTPLTAHFLGGCPIGDSAETGVIDPYHRLYGHPGISVVDGAAVSANLGVNPSLTITAQAERAMSLWPNKGDEDPRPAQGAAYVRLAPVEPKAPAVPAEAFGALKLPFLGLPPVPPKPQGARPATKPKA, encoded by the coding sequence ATGTCCCAGGTACCCCCAGCGCAGAATCCGGACGAGGACGGCGGGTACGACTACGACGTCGTCGTGGTCGGCTCGGGCTTCGGCGGCTCGGTGACGGCGCTGCGGCTCACGGAGAAGGGGTACCGCGTCGGCGTGCTCGAAGCGGGCCGGCGTTTCACCGCGGCGACCCTGCCGAAGAACTCCTGGGACATCAAGAACTACCTGTGGGCGCCGAAGCTCGGCCTGTACGGCATCCAGCGCATCCACCTGCTCGGCAACGTGATGGTGCTCGGCGGCGCCGGTGTCGGCGGCGGCTCGCTCAACTACGCCAACACCCTCTACGTGCCGCCGAAACAGTTCTTCGACGACCCGCAGTGGAAGTCCATCACCGACTGGCAGGACGAGCTGGCGCCCTACTACGACCAGGCGCGGCGCATGCTCGGCGTGCGCCTCAACCCGACGATGACCCCCTCCGACGTCCACCTCAAGGCCGCCGCCCAGCGCATGGGCGTCGGCGACACCTTCCACATGGCGCCCGTCGGGGTCTTCTTCGGCGACGGCCAGGACGGTGACGGCACGGCGAAGGCGCGGCCCGGCACGGCGGTCGACGACCCGTACTTCGGTGGCGCGGGCCCCTCCCGCAAGGCGTGCACCGAGTGCGGCGAGTGCATGACGGGGTGCCGGCACGGCGCGAAGAACACCCTCAACGAGAACTACCTCTACCTCGCCGAGAAGGCGGGCGCGGTCGTCCACCCCATGACCACCGTCGTCTCGGTGACCGGCGACTCGCGCGGCGGCCACGCCGTCGCGACGCTGCCCACCGACCGCAAGGACGCCCCTGGCCGGCTCTTCACCGCGCGCCACGTCGTCGTCGCGGCCGGCACCTACGGCACCCAGACGCTGCTGCACCGCATGAAGGCGGGCGGGCAACTCCCCTACATATCCAAGAGGTTGGGCGAGCTGACCCGCACCAACTCGGAGGCGCTCGTCGGCGCGCAGACCACCCCCCGCCGCTACCGCAAACGGCACGGCGTGCCCAAGGTGGACTTCACCCGGGGTGTCGCCATCACCTCCTCGATCCACCCGGACGACAACACCCACATCGAGCCCGTCCGCTACGGCAAGGGCTCGAACGCGATGGGCGGCATGTCGATCCTCCAGGTGCCCTACGGCGTCAACCGGGTACGCAACTGGCTCGGCAACGCCGCCAAGCACCCCCTGCTCCTGGCACGTTCGATCAGCAACCACCACTGGTCCGAGCGAACGATCATCGGTCTGGTCATGCAGTCGCTCGACAATTCGCTCACCACCCACCTCAAGCGGGACGGCGTCGGCAAGGGCCTGCTGACCGCGGAGCAGGGGCACGGCGCGCCCAATCCCAAGCAGATCAGGGCGGCCACGCAGGGCGCCGCGGCGATCGCGGCGGAGATCAACGGCTTCGCGGGTTCGAACGTCGGCGAGCTCATGGGCACCCCGCTCACCGCGCACTTCCTGGGCGGCTGTCCGATCGGCGACTCGGCCGAGACCGGCGTGATCGACCCGTACCACCGGCTCTACGGGCACCCGGGGATCTCGGTGGTCGACGGCGCGGCCGTCTCGGCCAACCTGGGCGTGAACCCGTCCCTGACGATCACCGCGCAGGCCGAGCGGGCGATGTCGCTGTGGCCGAACAAGGGCGATGAGGACCCCCGCCCGGCGCAGGGTGCGGCCTATGTGCGGCTCGCTCCGGTCGAGCCGAAGGCGCCGGCGGTTCCGGCGGAGGCGTTCGGTGCGCTGAAGCTGCCGTTCCTCGGCCTGCCGCCGGTCCCGCCGAAGCCGCAGGGGGCGCGGCCGGCGACGAAGCCGAAGGCGTAG
- a CDS encoding succinic semialdehyde dehydrogenase: MTDSQASPTTTLTPAGTNPVAPAPAGARTAADVVTAQLVAQLTRGVVGSGRTANHTPFSGEKLADLPESTPDDVAEAFARARTAQRAWAATPVRTRAAVLLRFHDLVLARQAEVLDLIQLETGKARLHAHEEVQAVAVAARHYGRKAPAYLKPKRHTGVVPTLTKVTELRQPRGVVGQIAPWNYPLELSVGDALPAFVAGNAVVMKPDTETALTALWARDLLIEAGLPAEVFQVVLGDGPVVGPEVVKHADYVSFTGSTRTGREVAQGAAARLVGVSLELGGKNAMLVLHDADVEKAAAGAVRACFSSAGQLCISIERLYVHASIADAFLDRFAARTKAMRLGRSLAYGADMGSLVGERQLETVTRHVEEAVAKGATLVAGGVARPDIGPLFYEPTILDGVEAPMAVCTEETFGPVVSVYRFTDEDEVIEQANGTPYGLNSSVWTKDSRRGHEVAAKLSTGTVNINEGYAPAYGSVQSPMGGMKDSGLGRRHGSEGILKYTEAQTVAQQRVIPLAPSFGMDDEKYAAFMTLSLKAMKALRLR, translated from the coding sequence ATGACGGACTCGCAGGCCTCGCCCACGACCACCCTCACGCCCGCCGGTACCAATCCGGTGGCCCCCGCCCCGGCGGGGGCGCGCACCGCCGCAGACGTCGTCACGGCGCAGCTGGTCGCCCAGCTCACGCGGGGTGTGGTCGGCTCGGGGCGGACCGCCAACCACACGCCGTTCAGCGGGGAGAAGCTCGCCGACCTGCCCGAGTCCACGCCCGACGACGTCGCCGAGGCGTTCGCCCGCGCCCGCACGGCGCAGCGCGCCTGGGCCGCGACACCGGTCCGTACCCGGGCCGCGGTGCTGCTGCGCTTCCACGATCTCGTGCTCGCGCGCCAGGCCGAGGTGCTCGACCTGATCCAGCTGGAGACGGGCAAGGCGCGCCTGCACGCGCACGAGGAGGTGCAGGCGGTCGCCGTCGCCGCCCGCCACTACGGGCGCAAGGCCCCCGCCTACCTGAAGCCCAAGCGGCACACGGGAGTCGTGCCTACCCTGACCAAGGTCACCGAGCTGCGCCAGCCGCGCGGGGTGGTCGGGCAGATCGCGCCCTGGAACTACCCGCTGGAGCTGTCGGTGGGCGACGCGCTGCCCGCGTTCGTCGCCGGCAACGCCGTCGTGATGAAGCCCGACACCGAGACCGCGCTGACCGCGCTGTGGGCGCGCGACCTGCTGATCGAGGCGGGCCTTCCGGCCGAGGTCTTCCAGGTCGTGCTCGGTGACGGTCCCGTCGTCGGCCCCGAGGTGGTCAAGCACGCCGACTACGTCTCCTTCACCGGCTCGACCCGCACCGGCCGCGAGGTCGCCCAGGGCGCGGCGGCCCGACTGGTGGGCGTGTCGCTGGAGTTGGGCGGCAAGAACGCCATGCTCGTGCTGCACGACGCCGATGTGGAGAAGGCGGCGGCGGGCGCGGTGCGCGCCTGCTTCTCCTCGGCCGGACAGCTCTGCATCTCGATCGAGCGGCTGTACGTGCACGCGTCGATCGCCGACGCGTTCCTCGACCGGTTCGCCGCACGGACGAAGGCGATGCGGCTCGGCCGGTCGCTGGCGTACGGGGCGGACATGGGCTCGCTGGTCGGCGAGCGTCAGCTGGAGACCGTCACCCGGCACGTCGAGGAGGCCGTCGCCAAGGGCGCCACGCTCGTCGCCGGCGGCGTCGCCCGCCCCGACATCGGCCCGCTCTTCTACGAGCCCACCATCCTGGACGGCGTCGAGGCGCCCATGGCGGTGTGCACCGAGGAGACCTTCGGGCCGGTCGTCTCCGTCTACCGCTTCACGGACGAGGACGAGGTGATCGAGCAGGCCAACGGCACGCCGTACGGCCTCAACTCCTCGGTCTGGACGAAGGATTCGCGCCGCGGCCACGAGGTGGCGGCCAAGCTGAGCACCGGCACGGTCAACATCAACGAGGGGTACGCCCCCGCGTACGGCAGCGTCCAGTCGCCGATGGGCGGCATGAAGGACTCGGGGCTCGGCCGCCGCCACGGCTCCGAGGGCATCCTCAAGTACACCGAGGCGCAGACCGTCGCCCAGCAGCGCGTCATCCCGCTCGCCCCCTCCTTCGGCATGGACGACGAGAAGTACGCGGCCTTCATGACCCTCAGCCTCAAGGCGATGAAGGCGCTGCGCCTGCGCTAG
- a CDS encoding TerD family protein — MTTPPTPSVLTLTKEHGAADLDGVTKMGIGASWDTTSGGSGALLGALRKARGTDLDVFAILMNGKDPVRFAGLDVTDPLQNGAVTSTGDNQTGRGDGDDELIEVTFDRVPPQVTSIVFICAAYKKGSDFRKAANVSFKVYDSTGGTTQQVADIWPSLLGNGNAIAVAKAYRVGASWKLEVINTRGTVKQGDQDSLLRFAVNK; from the coding sequence ATGACCACTCCGCCCACACCCAGCGTCCTCACCCTGACCAAGGAGCACGGCGCCGCCGACCTCGACGGTGTGACGAAGATGGGCATCGGCGCTTCCTGGGACACCACCTCCGGCGGGAGCGGCGCACTGCTGGGCGCCCTGCGCAAGGCGCGCGGCACCGACCTGGATGTGTTCGCCATCCTCATGAACGGCAAGGACCCGGTCCGTTTCGCCGGCCTGGACGTGACCGACCCCCTGCAGAACGGCGCCGTGACGTCCACCGGTGACAACCAGACCGGGCGCGGGGACGGCGACGACGAACTGATCGAGGTCACCTTCGACCGGGTGCCGCCCCAGGTCACCAGCATCGTGTTCATCTGCGCCGCCTACAAGAAGGGCAGCGACTTCCGGAAGGCCGCGAACGTGTCCTTCAAGGTCTACGACAGCACCGGCGGCACCACCCAGCAGGTCGCCGACATATGGCCCTCGCTCCTGGGCAACGGAAACGCCATCGCCGTCGCCAAGGCCTACCGCGTGGGTGCGTCCTGGAAGCTGGAAGTCATCAACACGCGCGGCACGGTCAAGCAGGGCGACCAGGACAGCCTGCTGCGGTTCGCGGTCAACAAGTAA
- a CDS encoding DoxX family protein: MAHGHATGVRTGADRAQGWRATARTYALVPLRVFLGVTFIYAGLDKLTDSAFLHASGTGSIGELMHGVRDSSAIPALVDLALKSPVGFGYAIALGELAVGIGTLLGLFGRLAALGGALISLSLWLTVSWQTTPYYYGNDLAYLMAWLPLVLAGTPLLSADAFLARRRRRNP; encoded by the coding sequence ATGGCTCATGGACATGCGACCGGGGTGCGGACCGGGGCGGACCGGGCCCAGGGGTGGCGAGCGACGGCCCGCACGTATGCGCTGGTGCCGCTGCGCGTCTTCCTCGGGGTGACGTTCATCTACGCCGGCCTCGACAAGCTCACGGACAGCGCGTTCCTGCACGCGAGCGGGACCGGCTCCATCGGCGAGCTGATGCACGGGGTGCGGGACAGCTCGGCGATCCCCGCGCTCGTCGACCTCGCCCTCAAGAGCCCGGTCGGCTTCGGGTACGCCATCGCGCTGGGCGAGCTGGCCGTCGGCATCGGCACGCTGCTCGGCCTGTTCGGGCGGCTCGCCGCGCTGGGCGGGGCCCTCATCTCGCTCTCCCTGTGGCTGACGGTGAGCTGGCAGACGACCCCGTACTACTACGGCAACGACCTGGCCTACTTGATGGCCTGGCTGCCGCTGGTGCTGGCCGGGACACCCTTGCTGTCCGCCGACGCCTTCCTCGCCAGACGGCGCCGCCGGAACCCGTAG
- a CDS encoding serine/threonine-protein kinase, whose protein sequence is MPTAEQDPGAPRDRPDSRLIAGRYRLGRRLGRGGMGTVWRAHDELLGRQVAVKELHPEGGAPATAALREARAVAQIKHPHVIVVHDVVEDRPPDDAAGARRSYIVMELVDGGSLADRLATKGPVGADEAARIGVALLGALATAHARGVLHRDLKPANVLIEEDNGRVVLTDFGIAQVPGAATISEEGAFVGSPEYTAPERMQGAGAGPASDLWSLGALLCAALSGESPFHRDSLGGVLHAVVVDEIRPPAAAGPLLPVVQGLLERDPACRIGAAEAESLLRVFIATGSTPWPRPTPADRIPSATTPPPAVSPPAVSPSVVSPSAESPVPGWTGPERPELSEPPEGSERAAVSERAAVSDPPGTPGAATVSVARPWRARSLLAGAALVLVLAGAGAAVAVFALGGLETGRDAGERSVPSMVAGAPASPVTTASAAQGEAPRRPPPPPPPPPRRAGPPPIPAGFHFVRDPDGFGLALPEGYVRTTDAQRVFYNSPDGALKVGIRTQHTVPAGPLGVMRQEAAAGPVSNPGYRDGKVTATTHRGHDAALWEFTWNGFTKTEGARHTYDISWDALGRMYDVWVSAPVGRLDEAKRTFDTALDSFVPEL, encoded by the coding sequence ATGCCCACAGCAGAGCAGGATCCAGGCGCACCTCGTGACCGGCCCGACTCCCGCCTGATCGCCGGGCGTTACCGCCTGGGGAGGCGGCTGGGGCGGGGCGGGATGGGCACGGTGTGGCGGGCGCACGACGAATTGCTCGGCCGCCAGGTCGCCGTGAAGGAACTCCACCCCGAGGGCGGCGCCCCGGCCACCGCGGCGCTGCGCGAGGCCCGTGCGGTCGCCCAGATCAAACACCCGCACGTGATCGTCGTGCACGACGTCGTCGAGGACCGCCCGCCCGACGACGCGGCCGGTGCCCGCCGTTCGTACATCGTGATGGAACTCGTCGACGGCGGCTCGCTCGCCGACCGCCTCGCCACCAAGGGGCCCGTCGGGGCCGACGAGGCCGCGCGGATCGGGGTGGCGCTCCTCGGTGCGCTGGCCACCGCGCACGCCAGGGGTGTGCTCCACCGCGACCTCAAGCCCGCCAACGTCCTCATCGAGGAGGACAACGGGCGCGTCGTGCTCACCGACTTCGGCATCGCCCAGGTGCCCGGTGCCGCGACGATCAGCGAGGAGGGCGCGTTCGTCGGCTCGCCCGAGTACACCGCGCCGGAACGGATGCAGGGCGCCGGGGCCGGGCCCGCCTCCGACCTGTGGTCGCTCGGCGCGCTGCTCTGCGCGGCCCTCAGTGGTGAATCGCCTTTCCACCGGGACTCGTTGGGCGGAGTCCTGCACGCCGTCGTCGTGGACGAGATCCGGCCGCCCGCCGCCGCGGGGCCGTTGCTGCCCGTCGTCCAGGGTCTCCTGGAGCGGGACCCGGCGTGCCGCATCGGCGCGGCCGAGGCCGAATCGCTGTTGCGCGTCTTCATCGCCACGGGCAGCACACCGTGGCCGCGCCCCACGCCGGCCGACCGCATCCCCTCCGCGACGACCCCGCCGCCCGCCGTGTCTCCGCCCGCCGTATCGCCATCCGTCGTATCCCCGTCCGCCGAGTCGCCCGTCCCGGGGTGGACCGGCCCCGAGCGGCCCGAGCTCTCCGAGCCGCCCGAGGGCTCCGAGCGGGCCGCCGTTTCCGAGCGGGCCGCCGTTTCCGATCCGCCCGGCACCCCCGGCGCCGCGACCGTGTCCGTCGCCCGGCCGTGGCGGGCCCGGAGCCTTCTGGCGGGGGCCGCCCTCGTGCTCGTCCTGGCAGGGGCGGGCGCGGCCGTCGCGGTGTTCGCGCTCGGCGGCCTGGAAACGGGTCGCGACGCGGGGGAGCGGTCCGTGCCGAGCATGGTCGCCGGCGCGCCCGCGTCCCCGGTCACCACCGCGTCCGCGGCGCAGGGCGAAGCGCCACGGCGGCCGCCTCCGCCGCCTCCGCCGCCCCCGCGGCGGGCCGGCCCGCCGCCGATCCCCGCCGGATTCCATTTCGTGCGTGACCCGGACGGCTTCGGGCTCGCGCTGCCCGAGGGCTACGTACGCACCACCGACGCGCAGCGCGTGTTCTACAACTCCCCGGACGGCGCCCTGAAAGTGGGGATCCGGACGCAGCACACCGTGCCCGCGGGGCCGCTCGGCGTCATGCGGCAGGAGGCCGCTGCCGGGCCTGTCAGCAACCCCGGATACCGCGACGGCAAGGTCACCGCCACCACGCACCGCGGGCACGACGCCGCGCTGTGGGAGTTCACCTGGAACGGCTTCACCAAGACCGAGGGAGCCCGGCACACCTACGACATCAGCTGGGACGCCCTGGGGCGGATGTACGACGTGTGGGTGTCGGCGCCGGTCGGCCGGCTCGACGAGGCCAAGCGGACCTTCGACACCGCGCTCGACTCCTTCGTACCCGAACTCTGA
- a CDS encoding serine/threonine-protein kinase — translation MTNDGGRADEPTSYALRPPQPAPVPRQQPHEPARPHDPAPHEPARPHDPAAHEPTQHHGPAQQPVDDGTGRLLGGRYRLVARLGHGGMGTVWRARDEVVERDVAVKEPRVPDHLGDRERSTVHLRMRREARAAARIDHPSVVTVHDVVMEGGEDGKPWIVMELVRGQSLADRLQEGTLDVREAARTGLAVLGALAAAHEAGVLHRDVKPDNVLLGRGDRVVLTDFGIAQVEGEQGLTETGAFVGSPEFISPERVLGQRPGPESDLWSLGVVLYAAVEGMSPYRRSNTPATLQAVLSAEPQMPARGSGAFGTLVMQLLRKDPAARPSSAEVRATLEAVAAPEPAASTTNGQSAAGRPGGRSAGGRAAAGRSAGGSAPGANRWLPPVLAESRRARYGLGGGFVAVAAALVLLLADPFGGGGLPDGWQVRPENEVLKADMTVPDDYARTQSSDGDSVTYDDPSAVFTIYADRLDPATDKTGATLPADPATWKAYYEKGGKDGIEFKDGKVTTATVEHQGKKAYDLVTDYTPNSASSRTNPVRYRYHELLVPGKGTAYWRLRVSMPAAGKGAKDGEALFAEVSGGLKIHDL, via the coding sequence ATGACGAACGATGGAGGGCGGGCGGACGAGCCCACCAGCTACGCCCTGCGGCCCCCGCAGCCCGCCCCGGTGCCGCGGCAGCAGCCGCACGAGCCGGCGCGGCCGCACGATCCGGCACCGCACGAGCCGGCGCGGCCGCACGACCCGGCGGCCCACGAGCCGACGCAGCACCACGGCCCGGCGCAGCAACCCGTCGACGACGGCACCGGCCGGCTGCTCGGCGGGCGCTACCGGCTGGTCGCACGGCTCGGGCACGGAGGAATGGGCACGGTCTGGCGGGCCCGCGACGAGGTCGTCGAGCGTGACGTGGCGGTCAAGGAGCCGCGCGTGCCGGACCACTTGGGCGATCGCGAGCGGTCCACCGTCCATCTGCGCATGCGGCGCGAGGCCCGCGCCGCGGCCCGCATCGACCATCCGTCCGTGGTCACCGTGCACGACGTCGTCATGGAGGGCGGGGAGGACGGCAAGCCGTGGATCGTGATGGAACTCGTGCGCGGCCAGTCGCTCGCCGACCGGCTCCAGGAGGGCACGCTCGACGTCCGCGAGGCCGCCAGGACCGGTCTCGCCGTCCTCGGCGCGCTCGCGGCGGCGCACGAGGCCGGTGTCCTGCACCGTGACGTCAAGCCGGACAACGTGCTGCTCGGGCGCGGCGACCGGGTCGTGCTCACCGACTTCGGCATCGCCCAGGTCGAGGGCGAACAGGGCCTGACCGAGACGGGTGCCTTCGTCGGCTCGCCCGAATTCATCTCTCCGGAAAGGGTGTTGGGGCAGCGTCCGGGCCCGGAGTCGGACCTGTGGTCGCTCGGCGTCGTCCTGTACGCGGCCGTCGAGGGCATGTCGCCCTACCGCCGGAGCAACACCCCGGCGACCCTCCAGGCGGTGCTGTCCGCGGAGCCGCAGATGCCTGCCCGCGGCTCCGGCGCGTTCGGCACGCTCGTCATGCAGCTGCTGCGCAAGGACCCTGCGGCCAGGCCGAGTTCGGCGGAGGTCCGGGCCACCCTGGAGGCCGTGGCCGCCCCCGAACCGGCCGCGTCCACGACGAACGGGCAGTCCGCGGCAGGACGGCCCGGCGGGCGGTCCGCCGGCGGACGTGCCGCGGCCGGGCGGTCCGCGGGCGGGAGCGCACCCGGCGCGAACCGCTGGCTGCCGCCCGTCCTCGCCGAGAGCCGCCGTGCGCGGTACGGGCTCGGCGGCGGCTTCGTGGCCGTGGCGGCCGCGCTCGTGCTGCTCCTCGCGGACCCGTTCGGCGGCGGTGGCCTTCCCGACGGCTGGCAGGTCAGGCCGGAGAACGAGGTGCTCAAGGCGGACATGACGGTCCCCGACGACTACGCCCGCACCCAGAGCAGCGACGGCGACAGCGTCACGTACGACGACCCGAGTGCCGTCTTCACGATCTACGCCGACCGGCTCGACCCGGCCACGGACAAGACCGGCGCCACGTTGCCCGCCGACCCCGCGACCTGGAAGGCGTACTACGAGAAGGGCGGCAAGGACGGTATCGAGTTCAAGGACGGCAAGGTGACCACCGCGACCGTCGAGCACCAGGGCAAGAAGGCGTACGACCTGGTCACCGACTACACCCCGAACTCGGCTTCCTCCAGGACCAATCCGGTCCGCTACCGCTACCACGAGCTGCTCGTGCCGGGTAAGGGCACGGCCTACTGGCGGCTGCGCGTCTCGATGCCGGCGGCGGGCAAGGGCGCCAAGGACGGCGAGGCACTCTTCGCCGAAGTCTCCGGAGGCCTGAAGATCCACGACCTGTGA
- the guaA gene encoding glutamine-hydrolyzing GMP synthase, which yields MPAAPSAAAPDNNPDVVLVVDFGAQYAQLIARRVREARVYSEIVPSSMPVAEMLAKNPKAIILSGGPSSVYAEGAPRLDRAIFEAGVPVFGMCYGFQLMATTLGGTVDDNGAREYGRTPLTVSKMGSTLFEGTPAEQSVWMSHGDACSAAPEGFTVTASTDVVPVAAFENDEKKLYGVQYHPEVLHSTHGQQILEHFLYRGAGIEPTWTTHNVVEEQVALIREQVGTKRAICGLSGGVDSAVAAALVQKAIGSQLTCVYVDHGLMRKGETEQVEKDFVAATGANLKVVDAQERFLDALAGVSDPEEKRKIIGREFIRVFEQAQLEILQEDGPEVAFLVQGTLYPDVVESGGGTGTANIKSHHNVGGLPDDIEFELVEPLRKLFKDEVRMVGQELGLPDEIVQRQPFPGPGLGIRIVGEVTKERLDLLREADAIAREELTAAGLDREIWQCPVVLLADVRSVGVQGDGRTYGHPIVLRPVSSEDAMTADWTRMPYDVLAKISTRITNEVADVNRVVLDVTSKPPGTIEWE from the coding sequence GTGCCAGCAGCACCCTCCGCAGCCGCGCCCGACAACAACCCGGACGTCGTCCTGGTCGTCGACTTCGGCGCGCAGTACGCCCAGCTCATCGCCCGCCGCGTCCGCGAGGCCCGGGTATACAGCGAGATCGTCCCGAGCAGCATGCCCGTGGCCGAGATGCTGGCCAAGAACCCCAAGGCGATCATCCTCTCCGGCGGCCCGTCCTCCGTGTACGCCGAGGGCGCCCCGCGCCTGGACCGCGCGATCTTCGAGGCCGGGGTGCCGGTCTTCGGCATGTGCTACGGCTTCCAGCTGATGGCGACCACGCTCGGCGGCACGGTCGACGACAACGGCGCCCGCGAGTACGGCCGCACGCCGCTGACCGTCTCCAAGATGGGCTCCACCCTCTTCGAGGGCACCCCGGCCGAGCAGTCGGTGTGGATGTCGCACGGCGATGCCTGCTCGGCGGCCCCCGAGGGCTTCACGGTGACGGCCTCCACGGACGTCGTGCCCGTCGCGGCCTTCGAGAACGACGAGAAGAAGCTGTACGGCGTCCAGTACCACCCCGAGGTGCTGCACTCCACGCACGGCCAGCAGATCCTTGAGCACTTCCTCTACCGCGGCGCGGGCATCGAGCCGACGTGGACGACGCACAACGTCGTCGAGGAGCAGGTCGCCCTCATCCGCGAGCAGGTCGGCACCAAGCGCGCCATCTGCGGCCTGTCCGGCGGCGTGGACTCCGCGGTCGCCGCGGCCCTCGTGCAGAAGGCCATCGGCTCCCAGCTGACCTGCGTGTACGTCGACCACGGCCTGATGCGCAAGGGCGAGACCGAGCAGGTCGAGAAGGACTTCGTCGCCGCGACCGGTGCGAACCTGAAGGTCGTCGACGCGCAGGAGCGGTTCCTCGACGCGCTGGCCGGGGTCAGCGATCCCGAGGAGAAGCGCAAGATCATCGGGCGCGAGTTCATCCGCGTCTTCGAGCAGGCCCAGCTGGAGATCCTCCAGGAGGACGGCCCCGAGGTCGCCTTCCTCGTGCAGGGCACGCTCTACCCGGACGTCGTCGAGTCCGGCGGCGGCACCGGCACCGCGAACATCAAGTCGCACCACAACGTGGGCGGCCTGCCCGACGACATCGAGTTCGAGCTCGTCGAGCCGCTGCGCAAGCTGTTCAAGGACGAGGTCCGCATGGTCGGCCAGGAGCTCGGCCTGCCCGACGAGATCGTCCAGCGCCAGCCGTTCCCCGGCCCCGGCCTCGGCATCCGCATCGTCGGCGAGGTCACCAAGGAGCGCCTGGACCTGCTGCGCGAGGCCGACGCGATCGCCCGCGAGGAGCTGACCGCGGCCGGGCTCGACCGCGAGATCTGGCAGTGCCCGGTCGTGCTGCTCGCCGATGTGCGCTCGGTGGGCGTCCAGGGCGACGGCCGCACCTACGGCCACCCGATCGTGCTGCGCCCGGTCTCCTCCGAGGACGCCATGACGGCGGACTGGACGCGGATGCCGTACGACGTGCTCGCGAAGATCTCCACCCGCATCACCAACGAGGTCGCCGACGTCAACCGCGTCGTGCTCGACGTGACGAGCAAGCCGCCGGGGACGATCGAATGGGAGTGA
- a CDS encoding chorismate mutase has product MSSTTVTGTTLAGAPLTGPDVAERTGARTDEAAAVITGARERIDALDDRIIGLIQERMAVSAVIQESRIASGGRRVNLNREMEVLAHFRDALGKPGTALAMTMLELCRGRI; this is encoded by the coding sequence ATGAGCAGCACGACCGTCACCGGCACGACCCTCGCCGGCGCGCCCCTCACCGGCCCGGACGTCGCCGAGAGGACCGGCGCGCGCACCGACGAGGCCGCCGCGGTGATCACCGGCGCACGCGAGCGCATCGACGCGCTCGACGACCGCATCATCGGCCTGATCCAGGAACGCATGGCCGTGTCCGCCGTCATCCAGGAATCCCGCATCGCCTCCGGCGGCCGCCGGGTCAACCTCAACCGCGAGATGGAGGTCCTGGCCCACTTCCGCGACGCCCTCGGCAAGCCCGGCACCGCCCTCGCGATGACGATGCTGGAGCTGTGCCGGGGCCGTATCTGA